One genomic region from Stackebrandtia nassauensis DSM 44728 encodes:
- a CDS encoding sigma-70 family RNA polymerase sigma factor, with protein MAEPRPATTIAGLTDELETLRAPLTRYCYRLLGSAADTDDAVQETLIRAARNVGRYDPSRARLTTWVHRIATNICIDMLRGAKRRALAMDLGPATETGELGIPLPPERWVEPMPDRRLFGTADPGDIVAERETVRLAFIALLQRLSPRERAILVLRDILKFSARETAEILDSTVAAANSALQRARASLAADRPRPADVLDPEGPEQRELLARYVAAFESHDVAAMTALLREDAITSMPPFTWWLRGGERIAALMAFSDVCAEDRLLVTAVNGSPGFGQYRPDEAGVLRPFAIILAEPCGGRIAQLVTFLGSAARFGEFGLPEVLER; from the coding sequence ATGGCAGAACCGCGTCCCGCGACGACGATCGCGGGCCTGACCGACGAGCTCGAGACGCTGCGCGCGCCGTTGACCCGGTACTGCTACCGCCTGCTGGGTTCGGCCGCCGACACCGACGACGCCGTGCAGGAGACCCTGATCCGGGCCGCCCGCAACGTCGGCCGCTACGACCCGTCCCGGGCTCGGCTGACCACCTGGGTGCACCGGATCGCCACCAACATCTGTATCGACATGCTGCGGGGAGCGAAGCGCCGCGCGCTGGCGATGGACCTGGGTCCGGCGACCGAGACCGGCGAGCTCGGTATCCCATTGCCGCCTGAGCGCTGGGTGGAACCGATGCCGGACCGGCGGCTGTTCGGCACGGCCGATCCCGGCGACATCGTCGCCGAGCGCGAGACGGTCCGGCTGGCGTTCATCGCGCTGCTGCAACGGCTGTCCCCGCGCGAGCGCGCCATCCTGGTGCTGCGCGACATTTTGAAGTTCTCGGCCCGCGAGACCGCCGAGATCCTCGACTCCACCGTCGCCGCCGCCAACAGCGCGTTGCAGCGGGCCCGGGCGTCGCTGGCCGCCGACCGGCCGCGGCCCGCCGACGTCCTCGACCCCGAGGGCCCCGAGCAGCGGGAACTGTTGGCGCGCTATGTCGCCGCCTTCGAGTCGCACGACGTCGCCGCGATGACCGCGCTGCTGCGCGAGGACGCGATCACGTCGATGCCGCCGTTCACCTGGTGGCTGCGGGGCGGCGAGCGGATCGCCGCGCTGATGGCCTTCAGCGACGTGTGCGCCGAGGACCGGCTGCTGGTCACGGCGGTCAACGGTTCCCCGGGGTTCGGGCAGTACCGCCCCGACGAGGCGGGGGTGCTGCGTCCGTTCGCGATCATCCTGGCCGAACCGTGCGGCGGCCGCATCGCCCAATTGGTGACGTTCCTGGGTTCGGCGGCCCGGTTCGGCGAATTCGGGCTGCCCGAGGTCCTGGAACGATGA
- a CDS encoding CHAT domain-containing protein, producing the protein MAYVSYWGRENERTQRDENQAQAAPAHREHSLAADRYLTALRDWLFELESGTGRILDPRALAWAKQITVATGTGDDGDDARLLLGKYWWYRSKQTRETDERAIALGHFKAYCRTGDIEDIPESAWKPLLKTAVPEALEQHERCLADPTPSELDVVVHLWRNLVTAMESKQTAYAVGLSNLGSALLCRHSVRGLEGDLDESIILLRSANEAAGADHPDMGACSLNLGAALFERFERRFDAVDLDEAIDLFHAAKSRFPAGDRDHTACLSNLGRSLRQRFLHCGSNQDLDESVGMLRQAVADSKRDRLANSGHLADLGRTLHTRFLRDERREDADDAVTALRQSATGLVAENHDADSPRAESPDLAEFDVESLDVEDSQLAHILAQLGEVLRTRSRIVGAPRDLDDAIAAYRQAATVVPAGAGSGPPGPPPDPPGEALYLTLLGMALLDRHRTNGGQADLHEAVRVLRIAVDAAPRHHPVRAECLSNLSAGLCVQARRTGNRLTMDDAVRVARDAVALTSHRHVDRALRLARVADALWTRYERTRMKPDWRELVVAVLAAANNGTAAARVRLSIATSWGYRWADTNPTIAGGLLRNAVAALPFVVSRHMPQRRRREILAGHPRLAADAAALTIEATSRGDDPAWDALRALESGRAVLLGQIMDTREDLSALAETDPSLARRFQELCRAVDFNESADARGMAFIERGATDRRQHLASQLHDVIDEIRRLPGHGSFPAPDLDELATVDGGAIVTLNASAFGCHALILRGGTVSALRLDTDLDAVVARARTFRECLGRFADAIDATRAQREEAAHGTREILTWLWNEVTSPVLARLEYAPHDGGVREDMPRLWWAPGGAFRAFPLHATGDYGSATEPVTSMMDYVVSSYTPTIRQLCYARDRAVSEPVGPLRVVSVAMSHTPAFGPEEPAAGPMPALHHAHAEIAGLRERFRDVGASHIPLLDEDATLSAVEWVLPQCTAAHFACHGIHDSLDPSRSRILLNDHVTSPLTVSLLSTLRIETAQLGYLSSCHTAATSGTDTAGMEGLVDESLHLAAVCQVAGFARVVGSLWPIRDDLAASVAADFYGGIVSASEGKVAFDRTAAALHAAVTGVRDRVGAGKPHLWGAWIHVGA; encoded by the coding sequence ATGGCGTACGTGTCGTACTGGGGTAGAGAAAACGAACGGACACAACGAGACGAGAACCAGGCTCAAGCGGCACCGGCACATCGGGAACACAGTCTCGCCGCCGACAGATACCTCACGGCATTGCGCGACTGGCTGTTCGAACTGGAATCGGGTACCGGCCGAATACTTGATCCCCGGGCATTGGCATGGGCCAAGCAGATCACCGTCGCGACCGGCACCGGAGACGACGGCGATGACGCGCGGTTGCTGCTGGGGAAGTACTGGTGGTACCGCTCCAAGCAGACACGGGAAACGGACGAGCGTGCCATCGCATTGGGTCACTTCAAGGCGTACTGCCGAACCGGCGACATCGAGGACATCCCCGAATCCGCGTGGAAGCCGCTGTTGAAGACGGCCGTTCCGGAGGCACTGGAACAGCACGAACGGTGCCTGGCGGATCCGACGCCGTCTGAACTCGACGTCGTGGTTCACCTGTGGCGCAACCTGGTGACCGCGATGGAATCGAAGCAGACGGCGTATGCGGTGGGTCTGTCGAATCTCGGCTCGGCATTGCTATGCCGTCATTCCGTGCGGGGACTGGAGGGTGATCTCGACGAGTCGATCATCCTGCTCCGCAGCGCGAACGAGGCCGCCGGCGCCGATCATCCCGACATGGGTGCGTGTTCACTGAACCTTGGTGCCGCCCTTTTCGAACGGTTCGAACGTCGCTTCGACGCCGTTGACCTTGACGAGGCGATCGACCTGTTCCATGCCGCGAAGTCGAGGTTTCCGGCGGGAGACCGTGACCACACCGCGTGCCTGTCCAATCTCGGACGCTCGCTTCGGCAGAGGTTCCTCCACTGCGGTTCGAATCAGGACCTGGACGAGTCGGTGGGCATGCTTCGCCAGGCTGTCGCGGACAGCAAACGCGACCGGCTGGCGAACTCGGGCCATCTCGCCGACCTGGGACGGACCCTGCACACCCGCTTCCTGCGCGACGAACGCCGGGAGGACGCGGACGATGCGGTGACGGCCTTGCGCCAATCCGCCACCGGACTGGTGGCCGAGAACCATGATGCCGACAGTCCCCGGGCCGAGAGCCCCGATCTGGCGGAATTCGATGTCGAGAGCCTCGATGTCGAGGATTCGCAGCTTGCCCACATCCTCGCGCAGCTTGGGGAAGTGCTGCGCACCCGCTCCCGTATCGTCGGCGCCCCAAGGGATCTGGACGACGCAATCGCGGCGTACCGGCAGGCGGCGACGGTGGTGCCGGCCGGAGCCGGTAGCGGGCCTCCCGGTCCACCGCCTGATCCGCCCGGCGAGGCGTTGTACTTGACACTGCTGGGCATGGCGCTGTTGGATCGACATCGCACCAACGGGGGGCAGGCTGATCTCCACGAAGCCGTCCGGGTCCTGCGTATCGCGGTCGACGCCGCACCGCGGCATCATCCGGTCCGGGCCGAATGCCTGTCTAATCTGTCCGCGGGACTGTGCGTCCAGGCCAGGCGGACCGGTAACCGTCTGACCATGGACGACGCCGTCCGAGTCGCACGCGACGCGGTGGCGCTCACTTCCCACCGCCATGTCGACCGCGCCCTGCGACTGGCGCGGGTGGCCGACGCACTGTGGACGCGATACGAGCGCACCCGGATGAAACCGGACTGGCGCGAGCTCGTCGTCGCCGTGCTTGCGGCCGCCAACAACGGGACGGCGGCCGCCCGGGTACGACTGTCCATCGCGACCTCGTGGGGGTATCGCTGGGCGGACACCAACCCGACCATCGCCGGCGGTCTGCTGCGAAACGCCGTGGCGGCACTGCCCTTCGTGGTCTCACGGCACATGCCGCAGCGCAGACGCCGCGAGATCCTCGCGGGCCATCCGCGGTTGGCCGCGGACGCGGCCGCGCTGACGATCGAGGCGACTTCGAGGGGCGATGATCCCGCATGGGACGCGTTGCGGGCCTTGGAATCGGGACGTGCGGTGCTGCTGGGTCAGATCATGGACACGCGGGAGGATCTGTCGGCATTGGCGGAAACCGATCCCAGTTTGGCGCGACGGTTCCAGGAGCTGTGCCGGGCGGTCGACTTCAACGAAAGCGCCGACGCGCGTGGCATGGCGTTCATCGAACGCGGCGCGACAGACCGGCGGCAGCACTTGGCCAGCCAGCTGCATGATGTCATCGACGAGATCCGTCGGCTGCCGGGACACGGCAGCTTTCCCGCCCCCGATCTCGACGAACTGGCAACTGTGGATGGTGGCGCCATCGTCACCCTGAACGCCAGCGCGTTCGGCTGTCACGCGTTGATCCTGCGCGGCGGCACCGTGTCGGCGCTGCGGCTGGACACTGACCTGGATGCCGTCGTGGCCAGGGCCCGGACGTTCCGGGAATGCCTCGGTCGGTTCGCCGACGCCATCGACGCCACGCGGGCACAGCGCGAAGAAGCCGCTCATGGAACCCGGGAAATCCTTACCTGGTTGTGGAATGAGGTCACCTCACCGGTGCTGGCGCGACTGGAGTACGCCCCTCACGATGGTGGGGTCCGGGAGGACATGCCGAGACTGTGGTGGGCACCCGGAGGTGCCTTCCGCGCTTTCCCGCTGCACGCCACCGGCGACTACGGCTCCGCCACCGAACCGGTGACCTCCATGATGGACTACGTGGTGTCGTCGTACACCCCGACGATTCGGCAGCTGTGCTACGCGCGCGACCGCGCTGTGAGCGAACCTGTCGGCCCGCTACGTGTCGTGTCCGTCGCCATGAGCCACACCCCGGCGTTCGGTCCGGAAGAACCGGCGGCCGGGCCGATGCCCGCGCTTCATCACGCACACGCCGAGATCGCCGGACTTCGCGAAAGGTTCCGCGATGTCGGCGCCTCACACATCCCCCTGCTCGATGAGGACGCGACACTGAGCGCGGTCGAATGGGTGCTACCACAGTGCACGGCGGCTCACTTCGCATGCCACGGAATACACGACTCCCTCGACCCGTCGCGCAGCCGCATCCTGCTGAACGACCACGTCACGTCACCACTGACCGTTTCCCTGCTGTCGACGCTACGCATCGAGACCGCGCAGCTGGGCTACCTGTCCTCCTGCCATACCGCCGCGACGAGCGGCACCGACACCGCGGGCATGGAGGGTCTGGTCGACGAATCGCTCCACCTTGCCGCTGTATGCCAGGTCGCCGGGTTCGCGCGGGTGGTCGGCAGCCTGTGGCCGATACGCGATGATCTCGCTGCCAGCGTCGCCGCTGACTTCTACGGCGGGATCGTGTCCGCGTCCGAGGGCAAGGTCGCCTTCGACCGCACCGCCGCGGCGCTCCATGCCGCCGTCACCGGGGTTCGTGATCGTGTCGGAGCCGGGAAACCGCACCTGTGGGGAGCGTGGATCCATGTCGGAGCCTGA
- a CDS encoding MFS transporter, whose amino-acid sequence MPRGLTTEDPPQPSATGPSRAIVSLRASPRFRFLWVSNIFFFGGTWIQTLILGWLVFETTDSELLLAIFTAVRLTPMLLGPIAGVLSDRYDRVRLLTGACLLALGTVVALATLTSLGMAPYWVVLLGGLIIGLAHSPSQPARSSLVAELVGPENLSNANALNSMAMSLPQVVGPAIGGALISALGASWALWISTLWYVVSLLMLLPLRGSGRAAAVAHDGVLAMLTGGVRSILRNRLAATVLGITVVANILLWPIYQSFMPVFAKSTLGLDAAGLGWLLTCNGVGGLVGSIVIAAMGDFRFKGGVFVFGTALWGGLWSLFALSANVPLSFALLAGIGVASSFFGVLQTTLLLLTTEPAVQGRALGIQELAIGVMPIAALGLGAIAEVAGIGATTFVSALLLVAVMLVVAVRVPLLLRFSGTRAVRS is encoded by the coding sequence GTGCCCAGGGGACTGACGACCGAGGACCCGCCCCAGCCGTCCGCCACCGGACCGTCGCGCGCCATCGTGTCGCTGCGGGCCAGCCCGCGGTTTCGGTTTTTGTGGGTGTCGAACATCTTCTTCTTCGGCGGCACCTGGATCCAGACGCTGATCCTGGGCTGGCTGGTCTTCGAGACCACCGACTCCGAGCTGCTGCTGGCGATCTTCACCGCCGTGCGGTTGACCCCGATGCTGCTGGGGCCGATCGCGGGGGTCTTGTCCGACCGCTACGACCGGGTTCGGCTGCTGACGGGCGCGTGTCTGCTGGCGCTGGGAACCGTTGTGGCACTGGCGACGTTGACGTCGCTGGGGATGGCCCCGTACTGGGTGGTGCTGTTGGGTGGGCTGATCATCGGGTTGGCGCACTCGCCGTCGCAGCCGGCTCGTTCGTCCCTTGTGGCTGAGCTGGTGGGGCCGGAGAACCTCAGCAACGCCAACGCGCTCAACTCGATGGCCATGAGCCTGCCCCAGGTGGTGGGCCCCGCGATCGGGGGTGCGCTCATCAGCGCGTTGGGCGCGTCGTGGGCACTATGGATCTCGACACTGTGGTACGTCGTGTCGCTGCTGATGCTGCTTCCGTTGCGGGGCAGTGGAAGGGCGGCAGCGGTCGCTCACGACGGGGTGTTGGCGATGCTGACCGGCGGTGTGCGCAGCATCCTGCGCAACCGTCTCGCGGCGACCGTCCTGGGGATCACCGTGGTGGCCAACATTCTGTTGTGGCCGATCTACCAGTCCTTCATGCCGGTGTTCGCCAAGTCCACGCTCGGCCTGGACGCGGCGGGCCTGGGCTGGTTGTTGACCTGCAACGGTGTCGGCGGACTGGTCGGGTCGATCGTCATCGCGGCGATGGGCGACTTCCGGTTCAAGGGCGGCGTGTTCGTGTTCGGCACCGCGCTGTGGGGCGGGCTGTGGTCGCTGTTCGCGTTGTCGGCCAACGTACCGCTGTCGTTCGCGCTGCTGGCCGGGATCGGGGTGGCCAGCTCGTTCTTCGGGGTGCTGCAGACGACCCTGCTGCTGTTGACCACCGAACCGGCGGTGCAGGGCCGGGCGCTGGGGATCCAGGAGCTGGCCATCGGCGTGATGCCGATCGCGGCGCTGGGCCTGGGCGCGATCGCCGAGGTCGCCGGGATCGGCGCGACCACCTTCGTCAGTGCGCTGCTGCTGGTCGCGGTCATGCTCGTGGTGGCGGTGCGGGTGCCGCTGTTGTTGCGGTTCAGCGGAACCCGGGCTGTCAGATCCTGA
- a CDS encoding amidohydrolase: protein MPSLTLTNVRPWGGEAADIHVDGDRITAIHPTGRAEPTGERLDGAGAVALPGFVNAHAHPDKSWWGKPWVSYGGKATTQGRIAHEREYRDALGIPSVDSATAVLREYLRHGTTAARGHVDVDLGVGLRGIEVLAEASAALGGAVAIAIVAFPQDGVMRREGVLKLLDEAAVAGATSVGGIDPASIDRDPVAQLDGLFDIAVRRDVGLDIHLHDRGELGAFQFELIIERTRRHGRQHRVTVSHGFALGELDPARQTALVAELADAGISWATVAPPRSAPLPWRELRDGEVPLGLGTDGIRDLWSPFGDGDILRVALDFARLHGLRTDADLTYAVELATRRAAGFVHRDVHDLVAGARADIVLLDAQNVPDALVRCPRRRLVVAGGRVVAADGELRI from the coding sequence ATGCCGAGCCTGACACTGACGAACGTCCGCCCGTGGGGCGGCGAAGCCGCCGACATCCACGTCGACGGGGACCGCATCACCGCGATCCACCCGACGGGGCGGGCCGAACCCACCGGTGAACGGCTCGACGGCGCCGGGGCGGTGGCGCTGCCGGGCTTCGTCAACGCGCACGCACACCCCGACAAGAGCTGGTGGGGCAAGCCGTGGGTCTCCTACGGCGGCAAGGCGACCACGCAGGGCCGGATCGCGCACGAGCGCGAGTACCGCGACGCGCTCGGCATCCCCAGCGTCGACTCGGCCACCGCGGTGCTGCGCGAGTACCTGCGGCACGGCACCACGGCGGCGCGCGGTCACGTCGACGTCGACCTGGGTGTGGGGCTGCGCGGCATCGAGGTGCTGGCCGAGGCGTCCGCCGCCCTGGGCGGTGCCGTGGCGATCGCGATCGTGGCGTTCCCGCAGGACGGCGTGATGCGGCGCGAGGGCGTGCTGAAGCTGCTGGACGAGGCAGCCGTGGCCGGGGCGACGAGCGTCGGCGGCATCGACCCGGCCTCGATCGACCGCGACCCGGTGGCGCAACTGGACGGTCTGTTCGACATCGCGGTGCGTCGCGACGTCGGTCTCGACATCCACCTGCACGACCGGGGCGAGCTGGGCGCGTTCCAGTTCGAGCTCATCATCGAACGCACCCGCCGCCACGGCCGCCAGCACCGGGTGACGGTGTCGCACGGCTTCGCGCTCGGCGAGCTCGACCCGGCCCGCCAGACCGCCCTGGTGGCGGAGCTGGCCGACGCGGGGATCTCTTGGGCGACAGTGGCTCCACCCCGTTCGGCGCCGCTGCCGTGGCGCGAGCTGCGCGACGGCGAGGTGCCGCTGGGCCTGGGCACCGACGGCATCCGCGACCTGTGGTCCCCGTTCGGCGACGGCGACATCCTGCGGGTGGCGCTGGACTTCGCGCGGCTGCACGGCCTGCGCACCGACGCGGACCTGACCTACGCGGTGGAACTGGCGACCCGGCGCGCGGCGGGTTTCGTGCACCGCGACGTCCACGACCTGGTCGCCGGGGCGCGCGCCGACATCGTCCTGCTGGACGCGCAGAACGTGCCCGACGCGCTGGTGCGCTGCCCGCGCCGTCGGCTGGTCGTGGCCGGTGGCCGGGTGGTCGCCGCCGACGGCGAGCTCAGGATCTGA
- a CDS encoding nucleoside deaminase — MSVGSLTETDRQHLRRCVDLAREALDAGDDPFGSLLVDGAGVVRREERNRERSVDATCHPEFALAKWAGANLSPDERRDSVVYTSGEHCPMCSAAHAWVGLGRIVYVASSAQLTAWRREQGFGPGPVASLSIRDVAPAIPVAGPEPSLQEEIFALHRRAAARA; from the coding sequence ATGTCAGTGGGAAGCCTCACCGAAACCGACCGCCAGCACCTGCGCCGCTGCGTCGACCTCGCCCGCGAGGCCCTCGACGCCGGGGACGATCCCTTCGGCTCGCTGCTCGTCGACGGCGCCGGTGTCGTCCGCCGCGAGGAACGCAACCGGGAACGCAGCGTCGACGCGACCTGCCACCCCGAGTTCGCGCTCGCCAAATGGGCCGGGGCCAACCTGAGCCCGGACGAGCGACGCGACAGCGTCGTCTACACCTCCGGCGAGCACTGTCCGATGTGCAGCGCCGCCCACGCGTGGGTCGGACTGGGCCGTATCGTCTACGTCGCCAGCTCCGCCCAGCTGACGGCCTGGCGCCGCGAGCAGGGGTTCGGGCCCGGTCCGGTCGCGTCGCTGTCGATCCGGGACGTCGCCCCGGCGATACCGGTCGCCGGACCGGAACCGTCGCTTCAGGAGGAGATCTTCGCGTTGCACCGCCGGGCCGCCGCCCGCGCCTGA
- a CDS encoding PadR family transcriptional regulator produces MRDSVFMILTALAEAPAHGYGIMRDVEKLSNGQVKLRTSTLYAALDRLSEDELIEVDREEITSGRLRRYYRLTDHGRAQLATAAEQQRGHAETALRRLGTGELGWSPS; encoded by the coding sequence ATGCGAGATTCTGTGTTCATGATCCTCACCGCGCTGGCCGAGGCACCCGCTCACGGGTACGGCATCATGCGCGACGTCGAGAAACTGTCCAACGGCCAGGTGAAGCTGCGCACCAGCACCCTGTACGCCGCCCTCGACCGGCTGTCGGAAGACGAACTGATCGAGGTCGACCGGGAGGAGATCACCTCGGGGCGGCTGCGGCGGTACTACCGGCTCACCGACCACGGCCGCGCCCAGCTGGCCACCGCCGCCGAGCAACAACGCGGCCATGCCGAGACGGCGTTGCGGCGCCTGGGCACCGGCGAGCTGGGGTGGTCGCCGTCATGA